The stretch of DNA AAGAGATCAGAAGCAGGAAAACCATTAGACGAACACCATCACTATAGAAATCATTTCAGATGATGCTAGCTGTAATATACCACTAGTAACCAATTAAAAGCACTCTTTCATACCATTCATCATCTAGCGTATTGCAGAGTATATATACCTTGGCTCTCTTGTTGCATTGCCATGGGTTTGTAAATCTAAAAGAAAAGTAGAAGACAATAATAAAAAACATTTAAATTTTGATCCTACGTGAAGATAAGCAATACAACATCAACAAATATCATCAAAGTTTGTTAGACATTCCACCAAACATTTTCAAATTTGGAGCAATCAGGTTTTCACATTGTGCCAATTCTGTACCTTAAATACCAATCACCAATTTGACCAAGAAAACATGACCCAATGTAACACAAGTCAAAGAGTCATGCAATCCTAATCACACTACTGAAGGTGTCATCAAAATCAGCAATTGGGTTAGAAAACGTCTGTAGAAAATAACTATCATAAATATGTTTTTAATTGGGTGGTCAGTCATACTACTCTTTCATCAAAAGCAGAACTTGAACTCACCCATATCCAACATCTGCGGGCATCAGATCTAGGGTGATCACACGAGACAACCTCATATCGGCTCTGCGTTTGACCAAGGGAAAAGAGATTGGACAGTAGGACTTACAGTGATCGGGGAACCGGTGTTCAGAACCCTCTGCCCTCGAACAAGCCCCTCGGTCCCATCCATGGCGATCGTCCGCACCATGTTCTCCCCAAGGTGCTGCGCCACCTCCAGCACCAGCCGGATCGAGTGGTCCAAGACCTCGAGGGCGGTCGAGATGGGGGGCAACCCCTCATCGAAGCGGACGTCAACGACGGCGCCGATCACCTGGCAGACCTGGCCAATGGCGCCAGCCCCGGTGAACTCGTCGGTGATCTTTCCACTGGGTGCAGCCGCGGCCTTCGGCGGCGGGgcctgttgggctgatggcccatattcagcccatgtgggctttatcagcccacagctcacaccccctcttaaactaaccctaattaaaattaggggggtatggtggctgcgttttagaggcagattaaagctataaaaaggcagcaacgaggcagatctttgtagcgacgagattccaaagagaagaaggagaacaaggcagaagaggaagagaaagaaagggaagaagacaaggacaacgcagagagactgttcacaatcatctagcagtgttctcatctcaggttagatcaaatctacagtaggctcttgctgtgattacttgggaggttttagatattgtgggcagtaacgtgatcattgtatcccagttattctcttgtggttgttgcttaggttttgggcaagagattgagatttgtatattcattattctcatagtggattatctctagtttgccccgtggtttttacccttcacattgaaggggttttccacgtatatcttggtgttctgtttgattgtgtttccattttattccgctgcgtattttggtcttctagtatttgttcctatacaaaggttattcctgtttatatccccatcaactggtatcagagcggggttttggtgatttaatttttgtatttgaacatggaggccagtaatatttctcgcatgattagtttgaatggaaataattggatgatatggaaaccaagaatggaagatctcttgtattgcaaagatttgtatggacctttgcaaggggatagtgcaaaacctacaactatgatagatgatgagtggaagaggttagatcgaaaaacaattggatttattagacagtggcttgatgatagtgtatttcaccatgtttctactgaaatttctgcatattctctttggaaaaaattggaaagtctctatgaaagaaaaacagctggcaacaaagcttttttgatcagaaaacttgtgaacctaaaatatagagagggtgcttctattgctgagcatttgaatgaaatgcagagtattactaaccagttatcctctatgagaatgtctcttgatgatgagttgcaggcattgttacttctcagttcattactagaaagttgggagacactagtggtttcccttagtaattctgcgccagatggtattgtcactatgagtcaagtaacaagcagtttgttgaatgaggagttgagaagaaagagttcggcaacatctcagaatgattcacaggcacttatctcagagaacagaggaaggtcaaagtctagaagcagttcacgtatgggtaggagcaagtcaagatcaagaaaagatattgtttgctataactgtggtgagaaaggacattacaagaaccaatgtaagcaacctaagaagaacaagaaaaagggaaaagaagtggagtctacagagtcaaaggataatactacagctacagtgcagggtggtgattatttgattttgtctccttctgatgatattttttcttgtgtgtgtcaggatcttgagtgggtgattgacacaggtgcttcttatcatgctacaccacggagggagttttttgctacatacaggtctggaaactttggtgttgtcaagatgggcaactatggcacagcagacatcattggcatgggtgatatccatttaaagaccaaccttggctgtaagttggtacttaaggatgtgaggcatgtggttgacttgaggctaaatttaatttcagttggaagactagatgatgaagagtatgaaagcagatttcacagagggcaatggaagctcagtaagggttctcttgttatagctaatggaaagaaatgtcatactttgtacaggttgcaggctaaagcttatggtgagcagttaaatgctacagagaaagacttcagtatggagttgtggcataggcgattgggacacatgagcgagaaggggctgcaagctctttccaagagagaggtattaccagatctcagaggtatacatatgaacccttgtattgattgtttggctggtaaacaacatagagtttcatttgctagtgctgctttgtctagaaaaatgcatgccttagaccgtgtttatacagatgtatgtggtcctttgaggacaaagactcctggtggatctgttgatgttcttggtataagtggtgcactttattttgtcacttttatagatgatttttccagaaaagtttgggcttatgctttgaagaccaaagatcaggttattaatgtcttcaaagagtttcatgccagggttgaaagggagacagaaaggaaattgaaatgcataagatcagataatggtggtgagtatatgggattgtttaatgactattgcaggtcgcatgggatccaacatgagatgacagttcctggtacacctcagcataatgcaattgcagagaggatgaaccgcaccatcatggaaaagatcagatgtatgctttcacaggccaagctacccaaaaggttttgggatgaggctttgaggactgcagttgatgtgatcaacttatcaccatgtacagccctagatggtgatgttgcagagcatgtatggtcagggaaagatgtttcctacaggcatttgagagtgtttggttgtcgtgcatttgcacatgttccagataatgagaggtccaagctagatggtaagtctaaagaatgtatttttcttggttactcacatgatcagtttggttacaggctttgggatccagaaaagcagaaggtgttcgggagtagagatgtggtcttctttgaggatcaaacctttgaggatttgaagaagaaggcaccagccaagacttctgtagaaggattagcagattgtgacccagttattcctccagtatatcagggtgatgggggagatgtgcaggaaaatagtgtagagcctgatattgatttacctgcaggacatgttgagcaagaagaagtaggagagcaagttcccgcagaacctcaattgagaagatcttctagacaacgtcaaccttccaaaagatactctacagatgagtatgtgatgcttactgatgcaggtgaaccagagagttaccaggaagtagttgagagtgagcagaaagagaagtggttagttgctatgcaggaagagatggatgctcttcagaagaaccacacttatgatttggtgctgctaccaaatggaatgaaggccttgaagaacaagtgggtttttaggttgaagactcaagaatattgttctcaaccaaagtacaaagctagattggttgtgaaaggctttggtcaaaagaaaggtattgactttgaagagatattttctcctgttgttaaaatgtcttctattcgtgttgctcttggtattgctgctagccaggacttggaggttgagcagttagatgtgaagacagctttccttcatggtgatttggaggaggaaatttatatggagcaaccagaaggcttcaaagtcaaaggtaaagataattttgtctgcaagttgaagaagagcttgtatgggctaaagcaagctccaagacagtggtacagaaagtttgattcatttatgacagaaaatggatacaaaagaacggcttcagatcattgtgtgtacatcaaatggtttggtgagaattttattattctcttactctatgttgatgacatacttattcttggaaaagatatgtctaaaattgataggttgaagaaggaactgagtgagtcttttgcaatgaaggacatggggccagcaaagcaaatactaggtcacttcaagttgtgctcagaacagagtctgtcaagtgatgaggagaaggagaaaatgcaaaaggttcctcatgcttcagcagttggaagtttaatgtatgcaatggtatgtacgaggccagacatcgcatatgcagtgggtgttactagcagatttcttgcaaatccaggcaaagagcactgggcagcagtgaaatggatttttagatatctcagagggagctttaaggtttgtttaagctttggaggtggaccacctgcgttaacagggggagctgtgtcatggcaatccaggttacaaaggtgtattgctctctccaccacagaagcagaatatattgctgctacagaggtatgcaaagaaatgttatggatgaaagaattcttacaagaattggggctgaaacaggaaaattatgtgatgcattgtgacagccagagtgtcatccatttgtgtaagaacccaatgtttcattccaagtcaaagcatatagatgtcagataccactggattcgaaatgtatttgaagagaagcagttgcagcttcagaaaattcatacagatgacaacggagcagacatgttgatgaagaccttaacaaaagaaagacaggagatatgccgacagttggtcggtatggcttcacattaaggagtcatgggacagcctcccttatgggctgaagggggaggttgttgggctgatggcccatattcagcccatgtgggctttatcagcccacagctcacaccccctcttaaactaaccctaattaagattaggggggtgtggtggctgcgttttagaggcagattaaagctataaaaaggcagcaacgaggcatatctttgtagcgacgagattccaaagagaagaaggagaacaaggcagaagaggaagagaaagaaagggaagaagacaaggacaacgcagagagactgttcacaatcatctagcagtgttctcatctcaggttagatcaaatctacagtaggctcttgctgtgattacttgggaggttttagatattgtgggcagtaacgtgatccttgtatcccagttattctcttgtggctgttgcttgggttttgggcaagagattgagatttgtatattcattattctcatagtggattatctctagtttgccccgtggtttttacccttcacattgaaggggttttccacgtatatcttggtgttctgtttgattgtgtttccattttattccgctgcgtattttggtcttctagtatttgttcctatacaaaggttattcctgtttatatccccatcagggcCGAGGGGGCAGGGGCGGCGGAGGCGGCAGATGTGGCGTACTCGACGGCACGGGAGAGGAGGAACCCGGTGGGGGAGGGGCGGGAAGAGATGCGGGCAAAGGGGGTAGGAGAATGGTGTCTCGTCGCCGGAGATCGGCGAGCGGAGGCGCGGAGGAGCGAGGCGAGGATCCGGCGGGAGGCCATGGCCGGACGAGACGCCGAGGTTGCCGAGATCGACGGGTAGTAGATCTAGGGTTTGGGCAAATGGGAGAGGGAACGATCTCGCTTGCTACTGCAACGGAGCTTCTCCTGCTGCCCGAGGGTTGCTGCTGACGCGGTAGGGAACGAAAGAGAAGAAACAGGGGGCGTgtaatgatgatgacgatgataataataatattattattattattacctttGCAAATAAACTGACGCATAGAAACGTCCGTGTGGAGTAAAAAAGGAAGGCGCGATATGAACCAAAGAAGAGAGTGAGCGATGAGGATGAGGCCGCCTAGGAAATTAGTCGTACGGAAGAAAATAAAGTATCCACGGGCATATAGGTCAACGCTCGTATTTTGGTTGATGGAGCAAGCATTATGACATCATTAGCGCAATCCAATATTTAGCAACAcgcacactatatatatatatatatgtatatgtatatatatatatatacatatatatatatatatataatgaaagtagtaaataatttttattattatggcTATTAAATTGATTTCTTTGCCCGATGACCAATGACAGTTAACTCAAGAGAAGAAAGGGAAAAATAAAACACGTGGAAATGGAAAAAGAGGCTTTTCTTTCATCCCTTGTTTGTAATCCTCTTCGTCTTACCCATCAGGGATTTAATTGGTATGTCCAAAACCTATCCTTTATTTcataatttctcaaatttcacAAGCTCAAAGTCCAATAATTAATAGTCGATCAACTTAGTACTTTAGAGGCGGAAAGTAAAAGACGAAATGAAAAATGGATTTCACAACAAAGAGAAGTCGAAAATATTCATGAAAATAGAGATGCACCAAACAATagtttcatgttgttttcaacaaTTTTTCAGGTGCCATACTGTAACAATTGCATTCTCTTCTCTGCTTCTCATTGCAGTTCTGACGGCCAGAAGCTTACAGGAGCTTCACATGATCATGCCATCATGTTGCAGTGTCTTTGGGGACGGTGGAGTTGATCACTCTGTCCTTCGCCTTCCTAGCCTGAAAGAATATGAAACGCCATGAATGAATGCAGAAACAAAAGTACAAGCGAGAAGGAAGGGGGTTCACAGTTAGCATTAGCAAAGCTTTAATCCCCGCCACAACGGCATCCAACATCGTTGGAGAAAACAACATGTATACTCTCATCCCCTGCAGCTCTGTTCACAGAACAAAGATCCAGTGGAGTTGAAGTAGGCAGTATCTTTGAGGAACAAGATCAGTGGGGCACTTACTTCTTTCTCCCAGTTAGTGCAATAGGCAATGGCCGAAAAGAGCAGCACTTGTACAAAGAGGCCACATAATATTCCCATCCAAAGTCCCTGTTGTTTACCAAAGACATTTCATAGACTATAATAGTAACACCAACAACATACTCTAACGCAATTTACAGAGTCAgagaaaggtaatgatgaaaaagAGTCTCTCTCTCACCTTTCCTCCAACATGGAGGACAAACGCTAGAAGGAGAGCCGAAGGAATGCCAACAATGTAATAAGCTCCAAGATTAACTAAAGCACCAATCTTTTGCCACCCGCATCCTCTGGCAACACCTACATGTTCCAAGGAATACCAAGGTATGGAGTTCTGTAGGGGCATATCCAATTCCTACATGAACAGGAATGGATGGAGACACCGTACCTGAGAGCACACATTGCATTCCATCCAGCAAGTTTGAGGTTGCGAGGATTGGCATCATAATGGCCACATATCTTACGACTTCTTCCACGTTGCTGTATGCATAACCCCAAATGCCTCGCGCCAGAATCATGGTTAAGCCCACTATCAATCCTTCTGTGATGGCCAGGAATACCACCACCTTTACTGCTAAGCTCGCAGCTTGTGGATGGCCAGCACCAAGTTCATTTGAAACGCGTGTACTAGGAGGCAACAAAAGGAGCAGCAAATTAAGGAAACTAACGATGTGGAATACGAGAAGAGAGATTAACTCCTCTTGGCTCATCTCACCTTACTGCAGCACCAAGGCCAAAAGGGACCATGAACACCATGGAAGCAGTGTTGAGGCTGAGagaaacaagtggaagttgtaagCATACAAAGCCGTATCAAGTACAGCAGCAGCAAAGTTGCACAAGTCAAACTCGCCTTATCGACAAAACTGATGTTTCTAGCTTTGGATTTGGAAGAATGCCCGAGAGAAGCACGAGCAACTCGAATGACCAGAATTCAAAGCTGTTGCAGATTgtgttatatatacatatgtatccaTCGAGAAAGACTGTCGAACAATATGTTGCTTACCAGACCATAGTAGCTGATGGAACAGCCAGTTTGATGAAGCTGGACATGTCATGTAAAGCCTCTCTCGAGAAGCCAATCCAAGTCTTCTTGCAGGCAGGAGATAGGCTGACATATAGTGCTAACAGCAACACATTTGTCCAGTAAGAGATGGAGATTGCCACAGCTGCACCTTTGCTTCCGAGGCCAGACTTGTACACCAGAAGCCAACACACAAGAACGTGCGACAGAGCTGTGACGCCGGTGCTCAGCATCATAGGGAAGACAATGTTCTGGGTCTGCAGGAACCTAACATGGCACTGTAGGAGTCCATATGCGAAAATGGTGGGAATCATCCACCGAGCATACAATCCAGCTTCGGTTGCAATCTCCGGATCTTGCCCGCATAGTTTGAGAATCGAACCTGTGTAGGACCAGATCACAGCAACAGGAAGACTTACTAGTGTTAGGGCAAGCATGGCTCTCTGCATGTGTATGGCAAGCATGTGGTACTGTTTTGCTCCGAAGGCTTGTCCACACATTGTATCCAATGCAGTACTCATCCCCAACTAGCCAATCAAGAAAGGAGATGTTGAGGATAAGGTGGATCAGCAGAATCCAGGACATGAATGGATGATATCAGGAATCATTCGACGGTGCTAGAGACTTCTTGGTCCAGTTAACACAAAGCAAATTACTAACTACGAACCCAATGTTGGGGAGGGAGGAAATAAAAAACCGAAAAGAGAAATTATCAAACATCAacattcagaaaaaaaatatactaaaaaatCAACATAAGATTTAACATGGTTCGATAAATTCCGCCTCTCATGGAGATGAAAGGATATATAGGTCTGATGAGATCTCAGGTTCCTAATTGTCAGAAAGAAAATGGCAGAGCAGAGCAAGCAGATACGCATACATACCAAGAAGCTGAAGCCAGTGACCCCAGCGAAGGAGGTCGCCATGGAAGCACCAGAGAGGGCAAGCTCCCCAAGATGGCCAACGAACATGACTGATATGACCTGAAGAATGTTCTGCAACAAGCTCGATGCTATTAGCGGCCCCGCCAAAAAGAGTTGCCTCTTGATCTCGGCGAAGAACTCTCCGTCACTCTTCAGGCCTGCTTCGGTCACCCCATCAGCACCAGAGACAAGGATTTCGGTGTGGCCTGGGATCAGAGGCGAATCCAGGCCTGGCTTCTCCATTCTCTTGTgcttcttcctcccttctctccgcAGGAGGCGTCCTCTTTAAAGTAGATGGAGGACGACCGGAGCCGCTCGGAAGGGGAAGGGAGTCTGATCGATCCCCCTAGTCGATTACGACGTACCCGATAAAGTCAACCTCCCTTGTTGAACGGACAAAGCGGTGACGCTGCATGTACGTCCCACTTGAGCCGGGCAGCTGCTTCCATTCGTATGGCCGGTAGTGGAAGACAGTGGAGATGGGATCTCCAGTCCTCACGTTGGACGCTACCGCAGTGACAAGTCCTATCGATGTCGACCGATTGGGCCATGTGTTGGATCCTCATAGTCCATAATATCTCATACGTGTCACTGAACAAGTACAAATTTCCCTGCATGCGTCGGCTCTTTTTATGTCAGTCTAAAAGAGTGGAATCTTTTCGTCCAATCGAAGAAGCAAAAAGAATTCTTTGATTAATTGGCTTCAAACTTGGAGGAAAAATAAATGTTTCGAACTGTTTTAGCAACTTCTTCAATCTAATAAATTTCTATTTGGCTCTGATCAGATCATATGACAAAATGATTTGATCTAAAGATCGGAGGATGGATAGAGTCGAAGAATCGTTCTAATTTTATCGAATATTTTCGAAAAGATAGTTGATCatagtatcaattatatatttatgattcttTTATATCTAAGGTTTATTAGAGATTAAGTTCGACTCTAAAAGGAGATTTTTTGagtgaaaatctaaaaaaaaaaaaattaaagaaagggCGTCAAAGTTTTCGAAGAATCTTCTCCAATGTTAAGTGAACATGTTTTATCATGGAAAAATGAGATTCAGAAGCTCGATGGTGGAAAGAGAAgaattcttagttggtggagtgtAAGAAAGGATATGCATGTGAACCAAATGATTTAGACAGTAAATCcaaatctaatttattaaaaaaaatgacgTGCACATAAGGGTAGCGAAGAAGGTGTGTGTGCAGCGACGGAACAGTAATGGCGTGagaaaataaagagagagagaaaaggataaAAAGTTATTATTTTTGGAGCTTTTGCTAGATATGGAGGGATCCTTTATTgagatctaaaatatttttctactATACCAATTTTATAAGATCTAaatttttcttttcatgaaattcatattCGATGATGATAGTTATTGTTGAGTAAAGATATTTGTTCTTAAtgttattatgattttttattatttaaaaaaaaattattataaatttattatcatTATCGGTAATAGTGAAAGTTTAATTTGAACTTAGGTCCCGTGATTTTTTTTGATAACCACGTGCTTTGATTCGAAGAAATCCTGCGATAAGAAAAACACAACTATCCACTTCTGATCTCACATGTAAAGCTGATAGGTTTGGTCATTGCATCCAGGATTACATTATCAGGGAGACATGGGCACAACTTTGTCAAGGTGCCATGATTACTCTCGACCCATGCCACTTGGAGATGATACAATCTCTCCGGACATTGACTTGACGGAGGAGCAGTGTCCAAGTGGAGGTACAAACATGAAGGTGCCGACGGAGGAGCAAGAATATGAGGAAGACGACGGGGAAGAGCTGATCTCGGAGAGCTTACGTCTTCTTTTAGGTGTCTCTGCTTATGTGACCACTTGTCAAAATTTAATTGATGTTAGTATTCTTCGCCATCAACTCGAAAGTttcattaaattataaatactatcattGTTTAATACACATATAGATCAGACCACATAGCATCATCGTCAATTCCTCATGTATCGGGATGAATAGAGATAAATAATCTTAGTTAACCTTTAATCAAATTCTAATTTTTGTCTGCCTATGAAGATAGATAATATTTGACTCAATTAAGCTTATTAAATATGCGTGAGATGTTCTGagccattaaaaaaatatttttaaataaaaatatcaacagaTAAGGTCTGATTTTGGTAAATATAACATCAATTTATATCGAGCTATTTGAAGCTACAACACTTCAAATTAGAATGAATCTTGATAATGAACGTCTAAGCCTCTTCGCTAATTGCCACCTTGAACCCCAAGTAATGTAACATGGTCTATTGTCAAAGATATGTATAGTTTATTCATGTGACGTATGGTATGACCTACTATGTAGCTGATGTTGATGTTTATGGAATGGTGCGTAAGATTCCAAAATGGCATGTGAAAATGTACTATAATTTTTTGAGGGCTAATTAAGTCCTTAGATctacattttaatttttaaatttaaaaaatttatattgaaatcaaagtgagataattaatcctatttATTCTAACATAGGATTGATATAtagaaaaaagataattttaatatctcaattatattttctttttacctAAAACTACTCCCACTACTGCCCTAGTCATCCATTGTCATCGCAGGCGAGTTTTTTGTTGCTGCCTATATCAGCCTAAGCTACATCATCCTTGGGGTCTTCTGGTTCCATCCGCCTCGACATAAGCTCAAGAAAAAGTCACGATGATAGAGACTATGTTGTGAGTTCATGGTTGAGCCCATGGACCTCTGATCCATGTCCTTCTTGGCACGAGCAATGTGCACCAAAGATTGTCTTAAGGGAGGGGCATGATAGTGGATCATCGATATCTTTATCTTCAAGCTTCTCTACAATGTGATGCTCTTCAAGGTTCTTGGCAATGATATAATATTGGTCAACACCACGGCTCGAGCACTGATCTCATCGCAGGACTACTAGTGAAGGTCTTGGATCACTTGTTGGGATCCATGATCTGGTGCGATAGTGATTAGGTGTTGGGAAATTCTTcagggtgatatcacatgcgcagcggaagaacaaaaaaataaaatctccaattcccaaatatatgttcgtcgtcatgcgaagattagcaCGTAAAAattcgcaaaact from Musa acuminata AAA Group cultivar baxijiao chromosome BXJ2-11, Cavendish_Baxijiao_AAA, whole genome shotgun sequence encodes:
- the LOC135626295 gene encoding protein DETOXIFICATION 16-like isoform X1; amino-acid sequence: MEKPGLDSPLIPGHTEILVSGADGVTEAGLKSDGEFFAEIKRQLFLAGPLIASSLLQNILQVISVMFVGHLGELALSGASMATSFAGVTGFSFLLGMSTALDTMCGQAFGAKQYHMLAIHMQRAMLALTLVSLPVAVIWSYTGSILKLCGQDPEIATEAGLYARWMIPTIFAYGLLQCHVRFLQTQNIVFPMMLSTGVTALSHVLVCWLLVYKSGLGSKGAAVAISISYWTNVLLLALYVSLSPACKKTWIGFSREALHDMSSFIKLAVPSATMVCFEFWSFELLVLLSGILPNPKLETSVLSISLNTASMVFMVPFGLGAAVSTRVSNELGAGHPQAASLAVKVVVFLAITEGLIVGLTMILARGIWGYAYSNVEEVVRYVAIMMPILATSNLLDGMQCVLSGVARGCGWQKIGALVNLGAYYIVGIPSALLLAFVLHVGGKGLWMGILCGLFVQVLLFSAIAYCTNWEKEARKAKDRVINSTVPKDTAT
- the LOC135626295 gene encoding protein DETOXIFICATION 16-like isoform X2; this encodes MEKPGLDSPLIPGHTEILVSGADGVTEAGLKSDGEFFAEIKRQLFLAGPLIASSLLQNILQVISVMFVGHLGELALSGASMATSFAGVTGFSFLLGMSTALDTMCGQAFGAKQYHMLAIHMQRAMLALTLVSLPVAVIWSYTGSILKLCGQDPEIATEAGLYARWMIPTIFAYGLLQCHVRFLQTQNIVFPMMLSTGVTALSHVLVCWLLVYKSGLGSKGAAVAISISYWTNVLLLALYVSLSPACKKTWIGFSREALHDMSSFIKLAVPSATMVCFEFWSFELLVLLSGILPNPKLETSVLSISLNTASMVFMVPFGLGAAVSTRVSNELGAGHPQAASLAVKVVVFLAITEGLIVGLTMILARGIWGYAYSNVEEVVRYVAIMMPILATSNLLDGMQCVLSGVARGCGWQKIGALVNLGAYYIVGIPSALLLAFVLHVGGKGLWMGILCGLFVQVLLFSAIAYCTNWEKESCRG